A stretch of the Deltaproteobacteria bacterium genome encodes the following:
- a CDS encoding ATP-binding protein, with protein MRLAIASGKGGTGKTTLAVSLALVAKGPVQFIDCDVEEPNAALFLRPEITERRRVTVEVPKIREELCTYCGACRDICRFNAITVFGKTIMTFPELCHSCGGCFRVCPEGAVIPAEREIGWVEKGNAGRISFAHGILRVGEAMAPPLISAVKETAQSNGLVLFDAPPGTSCPVVATVRDADFVILVTEPTPFGFHDMKLAVGVMRKLELPFGVVINRADIGDERARTWCGSEGISVLLEIPFDRRIAEGYSRGVPLIESRPDLRSDFERVLREVTP; from the coding sequence GTGAGGCTTGCCATTGCAAGCGGCAAGGGTGGCACCGGTAAGACCACCCTTGCCGTAAGTCTCGCGCTTGTTGCCAAGGGGCCGGTCCAGTTCATCGATTGTGACGTAGAGGAGCCGAATGCCGCCCTTTTCCTGCGCCCGGAGATCACCGAAAGGCGCCGTGTGACCGTGGAGGTCCCGAAGATCCGCGAGGAACTCTGCACGTATTGCGGGGCATGCCGGGACATCTGCCGGTTCAATGCCATAACGGTCTTCGGAAAGACCATAATGACATTTCCAGAGCTCTGCCATTCCTGCGGCGGGTGTTTCCGGGTCTGCCCTGAGGGGGCGGTCATCCCGGCTGAGCGGGAGATAGGATGGGTAGAAAAGGGAAATGCCGGCAGGATCTCATTTGCCCATGGGATCCTGAGGGTGGGAGAGGCCATGGCCCCTCCTCTCATCTCGGCCGTGAAGGAGACGGCCCAATCGAATGGCCTTGTGCTGTTCGACGCCCCACCAGGCACCTCATGCCCGGTCGTGGCGACCGTGCGGGACGCGGACTTCGTGATCCTTGTGACCGAGCCGACCCCTTTCGGTTTCCATGACATGAAGCTCGCGGTAGGTGTCATGAGAAAGCTCGAACTCCCCTTCGGGGTCGTGATAAACCGTGCAGACATAGGGGACGAGCGGGCCCGGACGTGGTGCGGGTCCGAGGGCATTTCCGTCCTTCTCGAGATCCCGTTTGACCGCAGGATCGCCGAGGGGTATTCCCGTGGCGTTCCACTCATCGAAAGCAGGCCGGATCTGCGGTCGGATTTCGAAAGGGTCCTCAGGGAGGTGACGCCATGA
- a CDS encoding NifB/NifX family molybdenum-iron cluster-binding protein yields the protein MKVAVSATGPGLDSTVDPRFGRADYFVVVESGTGEIAGVIDNRSAQNAAHGAGINAATLVAESGATVVLTGQVGPKAYAVLEAAGIRIVSGAAGTVREAVQRFASGGASGLTGPTCDAHQGLASQIQTSSPGIGGGGGRCGGGGAGMGRGRGMGGGGGMGCGGGRCR from the coding sequence ATGAAGGTGGCCGTCAGCGCAACTGGTCCTGGTCTGGATTCGACTGTGGATCCCCGGTTTGGAAGGGCGGATTATTTTGTCGTCGTAGAATCAGGAACCGGTGAGATCGCAGGGGTCATCGACAACCGTTCTGCGCAGAACGCCGCGCACGGGGCCGGTATCAATGCCGCGACCCTTGTTGCAGAAAGTGGGGCCACGGTGGTCCTGACTGGTCAGGTGGGGCCCAAGGCCTACGCGGTCCTTGAGGCCGCTGGCATTCGAATCGTATCGGGTGCGGCAGGCACGGTCCGGGAGGCCGTCCAGAGATTTGCCTCCGGCGGCGCTTCTGGATTGACGGGTCCCACGTGCGATGCCCACCAGGGTCTTGCATCCCAGATCCAGACCTCTTCCCCCGGCATTGGGGGCGGGGGAGGCCGATGCGGCGGAGGGGGTGCAGGCATGGGCAGGGGCCGAGGCATGGGCGGCGGTGGCGGCATGGGCTGCGGCGGCGGAAGGTGCCGGTAA